From Candidatus Flexicrinis proximus:
TCTCAGCTAGAGTAACGTCAGGTATGGATAAGCCGCCCTTTTTTGGAGGCGCTGCCCCCAAACCTCCGCACGAGGGCCATACGCCCTCGTGACTGCCTCATCTGCGAAATGAACCGGCAGGCCGGTTCATTTCGCCATGCGAGGTCCAGGAGTGCTAACTCCTGGCGGGTATGGGCAGAGCCCGGGCACTTGATCACCGGCGCTTGCAGCCAATCCGGCATATACTTGATACGTATTCAACACACATCATTGAGGCTAGGCGAAAATGTCGACTGGTAACGCGCACGATACACAGGCCGCCGCCGATTCAGTCCGAGTTCGCCACGAAACAGCGCCGGCGCTCGATGAGGAAATCGGCGGTTTAAGCCCGCTGCAGCGGACATCGGCCGATTTCGCCTCTGGCGCGTTCAGCCAGCGCCGGATCCTCCAACTGCAGCGCACGCTGGGCAACACCGCCACGATGGCCTACCTGCGCCGCGGTTCTGCTTCTGTCCAGCGCGCCGGCGATCCCGAAGGCATGATGAAGTACCACCATGCCGGTGGCTTCACCTACCACCACATCATCCCGGAGAACAAGCTGCACGACTTCTGGGGCAACCTCGAAGAGAACGACCATTTCGTACACGTCAAGGCCGGGCTGGGCGCGGTTGTCGAGCGCGGCATGGCCCAACTCAAAGAGGTTGGCACAATCAACGTCAAGAACGAGCTCAAGAAGGAAGTCAACGAACTCGTCGGCACATGGGCGGACTCGAAATTCGAGACCATCGCGGCCGAGTCGATCGCCGGATCTTCGCCCGATGCGATCATCGACAAGCACATGCCCGAACTCAAGATCCCGGATCACGAACTGGCCGGCAGCCTGAATCCGGTCAAGACCATCCTCAACAAAGCCTTCAAAGTCATTGGCCAGAGTAAGGACAGCGACGTCACCAGCACGCTGGCATCGGAAGACAAATTCATGGAAGACGCCGAGGCCAAGAACGTGATCGAGAAGATGGTGATGTGGATGCCCGGCAATATCCACCGCGGCCCCAGCTCGCGCTTCACCCCGAAAGACAACGGCTTCGACAAGGATCTGGATGATGGCGGCAGCACGTTCGAGGAAGCCGCCAAACAGGTGATCAGCTCCGATCAGTACAAGACGATTAGTGACCTCAACGCCAAAATCGATATCTACAACGGCGACACCACCAACACGGACGTGCTGGCCGAGATCGGCGCGCTGCTCAACACCATGAAGAACTACAGCATGACCGATTACAACGCCGACAACTGGGAACAGAAAAAGGTCGGCAAAAAGACAGCGTGGCGCCTCAAGAAGAAGGTCTAGCGGTTGTTCCCGGATGAGGGGTCGAGGGGCGCAAGTCCCTCGCGGAGGTGTGGAGGCAGCGCCTCCACAAACGAAGTGCATAACAGCCTCCGGCGCGTCGAACCTGACAGGGGACGGCATGAGTGATACGGCGTTTCAGGTGCTGCTGGTCGTTCTGATCGCGGCCTGTGGGCATACCGGAAGCGCCGGACGATGACCGCGCTCTGGCAAACCATCGCGGCATGCCTGCCTGCCACAGCCGCGGAACGTGATCAGGCGGCGGCGCTGCTGGCAGATTACCGGGCGCACGGGTACATCGCGCGGCCCCCGGCGGAAATGGCCCGCCTGTCGCATGCCGCTATCGCCGCATTCTATGCCGCGCTTCCAGATGGCCCCCGGCCGGTGTCCTCCAGTTCCGCGTGGATGCTCGATGCATCGTTCTGTTTCATCAATGTCCGCGCCACTGGCGTCGATGGACGGCACGGCACGTTTATTCATGCCGCGAAGCTGCTGCCAGCACTGCGCGCCGATGCCATCCACCTCGGACCATTCACCGATTATGACTTCGGCGTGATCTACGCGCCGCGCAGCTCACGCACGATCTCGCCGCTGATTATCGAGCCGGAATTGCCCCTCGCGCCGCTGATGCAGGCCGTGGCATTCGTCGAGGCCTGCCACGCGCTGGGCAAAGCGGTAGGTTTTGATTTGCTGCCGCACGTGGCCCAGTTCGCGCTCACCGTCATGGTCCATCCAGAGGCATTCCGCTGGCTCAAGCTGAACGCGGCGAAAGATGGGCTGGCCGGCGGGATGTCCCAGGCAGACATGCTGGCGGAGCCGGCGCAGGCGGCCATTGTCGACGAAATCCGCGCGCGGGTCACCGAAGCGAAGCGGGCCTCCGGCATCGAGACCTTCGCTTCTCCCGAAGATGACCATACGACCGTCCTCTACAAGCGCGAGGTGTATTTCAGGTTGATCGGCACGCTGATCGCCGCCGGCTACTGGTCCATCCCCAGCCAGAGCTGGAATGCCCACGGGGTTCCAGCCTTCGCCGGCTACAACTATGATGGCGGCTATCCGCGTTTCGATTATCGCTCGCCCGATGGCGCCGACCAGAGCGGAGCGGCCTATCACGTCGTGACACCGTTCAAGACCGCGCAGATCACCGCGGTCAACCGCGCGCCGGAGTCCGCGCCGCCGCATCCGCCGGGGATCGACCTGTTCGCCGACACATTTACCTATTGGCGCGAGCAGGGCTTCGACTTTGTCCGGTATGACTCGGTCGATCACATCTTCGACTCGGCAGACGGCCCATGGCCGCTGTCGGATCGCCCTGCTCCGGACGTGCTGCGCGAGGTGATCGCCCGGACACGCCGCGATGCTCCGCACATTGGCGCGCTGGCTGAACGGATGGTCAACGATTTCGAGGGGTATCCCGCCCTCGGTTTTGATCTGGGTCTGGGCTCCGACCCGCTGCGCCCGCTCGACCGCGCACTCGTCGAGTCCGGTTTCCGTCTCTACGACTGGCTTGATGCCCATCACAAGCAGGGCGACCGTCCTTTCGGCGTGACCTTCGCGGTGGATACGCACGACAGTGGCAACCCTGCTTTCTGGGGACAGCCGCTGGTGCAGGCCGCCGGAGCCGAAGGCATGCGGCGCCGTCACTTCCTCGCCCGCTTTCTGGACATCGGCCGCGCCCCGCGTCCCAAGTACGAGTGTATCGGCTCGCAGGACCTCTCGTATGGCCTATATGCCGCCAATATCAGCGACGTCAATCTCACCTGGGTCGGCGATACGGACTATACGCACCGCTATCATCTGCTCGAAGACTTGTACGCCCGGCATCGCGCGCTGCTTCGGCGTGGACGCCTGCTCCGGCGTCATGCCGACGACGACGGTGCGTGGTGGGTGGCGGGAGACGGGTCGGCGGTACTGGTCGCGGCGCTGAATTACGCGGCCGGGCGCCCGGCACGGATGTATGCCGACCTCTCCGGGGTTGGCGCGGCCCCCAACGGCCTGATCTACAACCTCGAACACCCGGAGCCGGCCGAACTGGGTTATGATGGATATGGGTTTGATTTCAATCTCGATGGCTTGCGGTTAGTGGTTCTGGGAGTGCAGCGATGAATAACAACGGCTTTAATATCAGCGGCGGCGGCATTGTCCGCACGATCATCAAGGTCTTCTTTGTCCAGTGGATCCTGCGCAAGCTGCTGAATCGCCGCTAAAAGCTGTTTTGTAGTCCCGCCACCCCTGCACCTGCGAAGCACTTGCGCCACAAAATCTCTCTGCGAGGTGCCGGAGGACAGGCCTCTCCGGGCTTGCTGCCCCAACCCGAGTGTGGAGCGAACGAGCGTGTGCTGAACGCAGGCTGGACGCTGCTTTCCCCGGCGCTCGAATTCCGCTTATAATGATCGGATCGCGGCTGCAGGGGAGGAAAATCCCAACATGACCAACAATAACGGTGGAATTATCCGGCGCGTTCTGTATATCGTGTTCGTGCAGTTCTTACGCAAACTCGTCTTCCGCCGGTAGCGTGATGCTTACTCCCGTAACTCCTTCGCCTGCCGAATGGGATGCGTTTGTGCGCTCCCAGCCGCAGGCGCACGCCCTCCAGCTTGCGGCATGGGCCGAACACAAGACCCATTTCGGCTGGCGCTATGTACGCGTTGGCCTCAAAGACGGCGCGCAACTGGCCGCCGGCGCGCAGGTGCTGATCCGGCCGCTGCCGGGGAAGCTGTTCACCATGGCCTATATCCCGCACGGCGGCTACGTGAGCGCGCCGGAGCAGTGGCCGGCGCTGATCGCCGCCGTCGAACACGCGTCCAGCCGCTTTCGCGCGGCGTTTATCAAGTGGGAGCCGGGGCTGTATAAAGACGGGCTGATACCCGACCCGGGCCGGCTTGGGTTCAGCGAATCCCCGCAGACCGTCCAGCCGCCGCGCACGATCACGCTGGATATCACGGGCGACGACGAGGCGATTCTGGCGCGCATGAATCAGGGAACACGGCGCAAAATACGCCAGAGTCAGAAATCCGGCCTGCGTTTATGGGAGGCATCGAGCGCCGACGTCAGGCGCTTCTGCGACCTGATGGATGCGACCGGCACGCGCAACAAATTTGGCGTTCACACCCGTGAGTACTATCAACTGGCGTTCGACCTGTTCGCGCCGCGCGACTGCGTGCTGATCCTGGCCGAACACGAGGGCGACCTGCTGGCCGGGGTGATGGTCTTTGCCGTCGAAGGCGCGCCGGAGCCGACCGCATGGTATTTCTACGGCGCATCGAACGACCATAAGCGCGACCTGATGGCCAGCTACGGCGTGCAGTGGGCGGCGATCCAATGGGCAAAAGCGCGCGGATGCGCCACCTATGACCTGTGGGGCATCCCGGATGCCGAGGAAACCGAACTGGAGGCGCATTTCCAGGTTCGCAGCGATGGACTGTGGGGGGTCTACGGCTTCAAGCGCGGCTGGGGCGGCCAGATCATCCGCACGCTGGGCGCGTGGGACAAACCGCTGATCGGGCCGGTGTACTGGGCGTACCAGCGGGCACTGGCCTGGCGCGGCTGACCAGTCCCCAGCGCCGTGGATAACAGAAATGGGCGCGCAGAGCGCCGCACTTGTCACAACGATTTTGCGGCGGCATACTACCCGCATCCTCGAAAATCAAATAACAGGGATAGTTCATGATCCTCTCAGGCCAGTTCAATATCACGGCCAGCGGACGGCAGTCCTACGAAATCGCCGATGCCGATTGGATGATGGTGATGCCGCTGGTCAAAATCGCCACCGAGTTTTTCGGCTTCACCTCGCGTCTGCCGGTCTACGGGTTCGATGAGCTGTATGTCGACTGCAAGCGGGATAACCTCGAAATCACGGTCGGCTGGGACGTCTGGAGCGGCTGTTTCGTGATGGGCTATTCGCCGGAGTCAGACGAATTCGTGCGTGAGATGGGCGATTATGTCGACCACATGATGGCCGATTGGCGCGCCGAGCCGGAATCGTAAGGCGATGAACGAGGACATGCGCGCGGCATTGGACGAAATGCGCGCCATCCTGATCGGCTGCGCCAAGCGCCGCCAGACGATCACCTACTCCGAACTTGCGCCGATGATCAGCAGCATGAGGCTGCATCACCGCGCGCCCTTGTTCCACAAAATGCTCGACATCATGAGCCGCGAAGACGCGCTGGAGGATATGCCGAGCCTGGCGACGCTGGTTGTCCGCAAGGATTCCGGTATTCCCGGTCAAGGATACTTCGCGATTTCCGGCATTGAGGGTGAGACGATCAACGATCCCGAAACCTACTGGCGCAAGCAGTTCGACGACCTGTGCGAGTACTGGGCAGACGCCTGAGCGTCATTTGAGGGGTAGGTGCGTCACCTTCGCGCCCCACTCGTGCGCTTCGGATGCCAGGACGATCAGAACAAGATCTTCGATTGCCTGTCCAGGAGACATTTCTGCCGGAACCTGAAAGACACCAGGCATCGCTAATCCCGCACTCAGCCGTGCATATGCAGACTTATTGATGGTGTTGATATCGTGGGTCAGCAGAATTCGCATCTCGCTCGCGGCAAATGCCAGTACATCTGGGTCGGCCGCACGATAGTATTCTGTGTCCTGTACTCGAATGATGTCGATGTCCGGGATCCTGCGCTTCAGACCCCGAAGGACAGCCCCATTGAAGTTTTCGTCGGCCAGAAAGCGTATCACCGCCTGGATTTCTCATCCAGCCGCGCCAAAAGACGCTCGCGCAGCCCCAAAGCCTGATTGCGTGCGTCGTTTTCGAGACGGAGCGTCTCAGCGACTTGTTCTTGGCCGCGTATATAGGCGTCGACTTCGTCGCGATGCTGCAGGTAGTATCCCAGGATGACGTAAATGTCGGAGAGGTCCAGCGCATCGTATTCCTCTGCGATAGCCTCCGGTGATGCACCACGATGAAAGGCCGCGACAATCGTCTGAAGTGT
This genomic window contains:
- a CDS encoding peptidoglycan bridge formation glycyltransferase FemA/FemB family protein is translated as MLTPVTPSPAEWDAFVRSQPQAHALQLAAWAEHKTHFGWRYVRVGLKDGAQLAAGAQVLIRPLPGKLFTMAYIPHGGYVSAPEQWPALIAAVEHASSRFRAAFIKWEPGLYKDGLIPDPGRLGFSESPQTVQPPRTITLDITGDDEAILARMNQGTRRKIRQSQKSGLRLWEASSADVRRFCDLMDATGTRNKFGVHTREYYQLAFDLFAPRDCVLILAEHEGDLLAGVMVFAVEGAPEPTAWYFYGASNDHKRDLMASYGVQWAAIQWAKARGCATYDLWGIPDAEETELEAHFQVRSDGLWGVYGFKRGWGGQIIRTLGAWDKPLIGPVYWAYQRALAWRG
- a CDS encoding DUF433 domain-containing protein, yielding MTFHIRAEPVPISFDEEGVARAGGTRVTLQTIVAAFHRGASPEAIAEEYDALDLSDIYVILGYYLQHRDEVDAYIRGQEQVAETLRLENDARNQALGLRERLLARLDEKSRR
- a CDS encoding DUF5615 family PIN-like protein; the encoded protein is MIRFLADENFNGAVLRGLKRRIPDIDIIRVQDTEYYRAADPDVLAFAASEMRILLTHDINTINKSAYARLSAGLAMPGVFQVPAEMSPGQAIEDLVLIVLASEAHEWGAKVTHLPLK